The following proteins come from a genomic window of Bombyx mori chromosome 18, ASM3026992v2:
- the LOC101738308 gene encoding uncharacterized protein LOC101738308, whose protein sequence is MFRIYKLKFVSLFSGKTTDTFEAKKGSLASSPDVEVRASIAPPGRTPFPKFQKYESDSETDSCGSEQQEEYLDNELLHESSIIEDIQTLYSERFEHIPVLRTPKRHVSRRTALAITRRRIDFDSPEYIELGDLQKNIYKNTTDKTSEEKNQI, encoded by the exons ATGTTTAGAATTTACAAATTAAAGTTTGTGAGCTTGTTTTCGGGAAAGACAACGGACACGTTTGAAGCAA AGAAAGGCTCTCTGGCTTCGTCACCAGATGTTGAAGTACGGGCCTCAATCGCGCCACCCGGAAGGACGCCGTTCCCGAAGTTTCAAAAATACGAGAGTGACAGTGAAACAGACTCTTGCGGGAGTGAACAACAAGAAGAATACCTGGATAATGAATTACTTCATGAATCATCAATCATCGAAGATATCCAAACATTATATTCTGAACGCTTTGAACATATTCCCGTATTAAGAACACCGAAACGTCATGTCTCGAGAAGAACTGCCCTTGCAATAACTAGAAGAAgaatagatttcgattcaccaGAGTATATTGAACTCGGAGATCTGCAaaagaatatttacaaaaacacCACAGATAAAACCAGCGAAGAGAAGAATCAAATTTAA